A window of Bacillus toyonensis BCT-7112 genomic DNA:
GAGGAAGAAGTGCAAGAGCAGTTCAATTTTTAGAAGGTTACGGTTTTCAAGCGATCAATATGGTAGGAGGTATGTTAGCTTGGGAAGGTAAAGTCTTATAGCATAGAGATAAAAGATTTGAGCCTTTTTATAAACAATTAAATACCCCTATAGGTAATTTAGAGGAGGAACAACATGGAACAACAGAAGAAAACGACAATCGTGTTATTTAGCGGAGATTATGATAAAGCGATGGCTGCCTATATTATTGCAAATGGTGCAGCGACTTATGATCAAGAAGTGACTATATTTCATACTTTTTGGGGGTTGAATGCTCTTAGAAAAGATGAGCATGTGAAAGTAAAGAAGACTTTTATAGAGAAAGTATTTGGGAAGATGATGCCGCGTGGTGCCGATAAGATGGGATTATCCAAAATGAATTTTGCTGGCATGGGGCCGAAGATGATTAAAGGCATTATGAAAAAACATAACGCAATGCCTTTGCCGGATTTAATTGATTTGGCGAAAGAACAAGGAATTAAACTTGTAGCTTGTCAAATGACAGTAGATTTATTAGGGTTAAAAGAGGAAGAGATTATGGAAGGGGTAGAGTTTGCTGGGGTAGGAGCATATTTAGCAGATGCTTCGGATGGGAATGTAAACTTATTCATTTAAATCACCTTCTTTTAAGAAGGCGGGGGATGTAAGGTGAGCTTAGTCGTATTACTTTTTATAATTGGTTTTATAGGATCGTTTATATCAGGAATGGTTGGGATTGGCGGCGCGATTATTAATTATCCGATGATCTTATACATTCCAGTATTGCTAGGGTTTACTGGTTATACTGCACATGAGGTGAGCGGTATTACAGCGGTACAAGTATTCTTTGCAACTTTTGCAGGTGCGTGGGCATACCGAAAAAGTAATGATATGAATAAAACGTTAGTTATGTATATGGGAGCCAGTATATTAATAGGAAGCTTCATAGGGAGTTTCGGTGCTAACATATTAGAGGAACATACAGTGAATGTTGTTTATGCAGCATTAGCTACAATTGCAGCTATTATGATGTTTGTACCGAAACAAAATAATAGTGGAGACGTGAAGTATAATAAATGGTTAGCGAGCTTGTTAGCGTTCGTTGTAGGGGGAGCTTCAGGCATTATAGGAGCTGGAGGTTCGTTCCTTTTAGTTCCCATTATGCTAGTTATTTTAAAATTACCACTGCGCATGACGATCGCAACATCTATCGCTATTACGTTTATTTCCTCAATAGGAATTACTACAGGAAAAGTGATTACTGGGCAAGTAGTTATCATTCCAGCTCTAATTATTGCGGTTGCAAGTATATTTGCTGCGCCACTTGGAGCACGAGTCGGGAAGAGGCTAAATCAAAAAGTACTGCAATATGTATTGTCCACTTTAATTGTAGGAACTGCTGTTAAAATGTGGGTTGATATGATATCGAAGTAAAAGGATGGTGCTGCTTGCAGCCCATCCTTTTGTTTTGTGGGTAGTAAAACGTCACTGAGTATAGTTTTACTTTATGCCCAAATAACTTT
This region includes:
- a CDS encoding sulfite exporter TauE/SafE family protein; protein product: MSLVVLLFIIGFIGSFISGMVGIGGAIINYPMILYIPVLLGFTGYTAHEVSGITAVQVFFATFAGAWAYRKSNDMNKTLVMYMGASILIGSFIGSFGANILEEHTVNVVYAALATIAAIMMFVPKQNNSGDVKYNKWLASLLAFVVGGASGIIGAGGSFLLVPIMLVILKLPLRMTIATSIAITFISSIGITTGKVITGQVVIIPALIIAVASIFAAPLGARVGKRLNQKVLQYVLSTLIVGTAVKMWVDMISK
- a CDS encoding DsrE/DsrF/DrsH-like family protein, whose translation is MEQQKKTTIVLFSGDYDKAMAAYIIANGAATYDQEVTIFHTFWGLNALRKDEHVKVKKTFIEKVFGKMMPRGADKMGLSKMNFAGMGPKMIKGIMKKHNAMPLPDLIDLAKEQGIKLVACQMTVDLLGLKEEEIMEGVEFAGVGAYLADASDGNVNLFI